Proteins found in one Acidobacteriota bacterium genomic segment:
- a CDS encoding radical SAM protein — translation MRSYFWPERAVWETTLRCNLSCRHCGSVAGAARADELSTAEALRVCDQLAEAGCRHITLSGGETLLRDDWPDIVRRLLQHGLLVGIITNGLALVAGGHNLHRLRELADEAPRLHVGISVDGLETTHDFIRNRPGAFRIAVSAIDATLERGIPAAVLTTVNSLNLPELRRLRDEIVFVRPVYAWQVQTSNFYGRIREHADWFLSPAQYQELAAILIESRRLRQVPRTEPADCIGYMSDAEPQLRDTTWRGCQAGIRAVGIQSNGSVKGCLSILDDGFVEGSLRRQTLLEIWDRPGGFAYNREFTPEMLGGLCVGCVHGRQCAGGCTAVSHSLTGATHQAPYCLYAFEGARQAAAR, via the coding sequence ATGCGCTCCTATTTCTGGCCGGAACGGGCCGTCTGGGAAACCACGCTGCGGTGCAACCTGAGCTGCCGTCACTGTGGGTCGGTGGCCGGAGCGGCGCGGGCGGACGAGCTGTCGACGGCCGAAGCGCTGCGGGTGTGCGACCAGCTGGCCGAGGCCGGTTGCCGCCACATCACCTTGTCCGGCGGCGAGACCCTGCTGCGGGACGACTGGCCCGACATCGTCCGGCGCCTGCTGCAGCACGGCTTGCTGGTGGGCATCATCACCAACGGGCTGGCCCTGGTGGCGGGAGGACACAACCTGCACCGGTTGCGGGAGCTGGCGGATGAGGCGCCCCGGCTCCATGTTGGTATCAGTGTGGACGGTCTGGAAACTACCCACGACTTCATCCGGAACCGCCCGGGAGCCTTTCGGATCGCCGTCTCGGCCATCGATGCGACGCTGGAGCGGGGGATTCCGGCTGCGGTCTTGACCACGGTGAACAGCCTGAACCTCCCGGAGCTGCGCCGTCTGCGAGACGAAATTGTATTCGTTCGGCCGGTCTACGCCTGGCAGGTTCAGACCAGCAATTTCTACGGCCGGATTCGGGAGCACGCCGACTGGTTCCTCTCGCCGGCTCAATATCAGGAACTGGCGGCAATCCTCATCGAGTCCCGCCGGCTGCGCCAGGTCCCCCGGACCGAACCCGCCGACTGCATCGGCTACATGTCAGACGCGGAGCCTCAACTTCGGGACACGACCTGGAGAGGCTGCCAGGCCGGCATTCGCGCGGTTGGCATCCAGAGCAACGGCTCGGTCAAGGGCTGCCTGTCGATCCTGGACGACGGATTCGTTGAGGGAAGTCTGCGGCGACAAACCCTGCTGGAGATCTGGGACCGGCCCGGAGGCTTCGCCTATAACCGGGAATTCACACCGGAGATGTTGGGCGGCCTGTGCGTCGGCTGCGTCCACGGTCGCCAGTGCGCCGGTGGCTGCACCGCGGTGTCCCACTCCCTGACGGGGGCGACCCACCAGGCGCCGTATTGCCTGTATGCGTTTGAAGGCGCGCGGCAGGCGGCCGCAAGATGA
- a CDS encoding tetratricopeptide repeat protein produces MTKLNIQASPEEIHLFMEISQFYYSRGDYADAENVLRGAMILAPENPDIYACLGAVYQAQGRFDQAADCFARSLATCPGEKCARSNLAQQLLLKGRIDEAAEELRRVMADIEPDHPIRERAETLLQITETAQKQQHHP; encoded by the coding sequence ATGACCAAGCTGAACATCCAAGCCAGCCCGGAAGAGATCCACCTCTTCATGGAAATCAGCCAGTTCTATTACAGCCGCGGCGATTATGCCGATGCCGAAAACGTGCTGCGGGGCGCGATGATCCTGGCGCCGGAAAATCCCGACATCTACGCCTGCCTGGGCGCGGTGTACCAGGCTCAGGGGCGGTTCGATCAGGCCGCAGATTGCTTTGCCCGCTCGCTGGCGACATGCCCGGGTGAAAAATGCGCCCGCAGCAACCTGGCGCAACAGTTGTTGCTGAAGGGTCGGATCGACGAGGCGGCCGAGGAGCTTCGCCGGGTTATGGCGGATATCGAACCCGATCATCCGATCCGCGAGCGAGCCGAAACGCTGCTGCAGATCACCGAAACAGCCCAGAAGCAGCAACACCACCCGTAA
- a CDS encoding NAD-dependent epimerase/dehydratase family protein: MFPRSVVVTGANGQVGGRLLAELVQRGIMPTALVRKPFVVEGCRSIANWLVVDAARDVIRTAEAVVHLAGALNPPDHDYMKANVLPADRLIQALEGGRARLVVFLSYLGASETAANPYLQTKARAEQLIRDTRIPLAVFRCAHIIGPPEAPGPTASALLAGPTERVTVLGSGRQRVAPVFIGDVVNAILAALESGESGIFDLQGPEEMAMDDLVRLLNRNERVPIRHIPAILAQLLQYVGPKLPGGLIDIMLRDSRSEKATAAPALGLRLNSLRQVWS; this comes from the coding sequence GTGTTCCCTCGATCCGTCGTCGTCACGGGTGCCAACGGGCAGGTGGGCGGCCGGCTGCTGGCTGAATTGGTGCAGCGCGGCATCATGCCGACTGCGCTGGTACGCAAACCGTTCGTCGTGGAGGGCTGCCGCTCTATTGCCAATTGGCTGGTGGTGGACGCCGCCCGAGACGTCATCCGCACAGCCGAGGCGGTGGTGCATCTGGCGGGAGCGCTGAATCCGCCCGACCACGACTACATGAAGGCCAACGTGCTTCCCGCCGACCGACTGATCCAGGCCCTCGAGGGCGGACGGGCGCGACTCGTGGTGTTCCTGAGCTATCTCGGCGCGTCGGAAACCGCCGCCAACCCCTACCTCCAGACCAAGGCCCGCGCCGAGCAGCTGATCCGGGACACCCGGATTCCGCTGGCCGTGTTCCGGTGCGCCCATATCATCGGTCCGCCGGAGGCGCCCGGACCCACGGCGAGCGCCTTGCTCGCCGGACCGACGGAGCGGGTGACGGTGCTCGGCAGCGGCCGGCAGCGCGTCGCGCCCGTTTTCATCGGGGATGTCGTGAACGCCATCCTGGCCGCGCTTGAGTCGGGCGAAAGCGGGATCTTCGACCTGCAGGGTCCTGAGGAGATGGCGATGGACGATCTGGTGCGCCTGCTGAACCGCAACGAGCGGGTGCCCATCCGCCACATCCCCGCCATTTTGGCCCAGCTCCTGCAATATGTGGGGCCGAAGCTCCCCGGTGGCCTCATCGACATCATGCTCCGCGACAGCCGGAGCGAGAAAGCCACAGCAGCTCCAGCTTTGGGTCTCCGGTTGAATTCCCTGCGCCAGGTTTGGTCGTAG
- a CDS encoding mechanosensitive ion channel family protein, producing the protein MTRSPKTLRFCILVVLCVTTAAVAAQTPDAQPNAAQQELHEAIATAPVELDGRTLFLLRGISAFPAEERASVVSARIETAARDKKFNPQNLAVVEEDSMSVITAGKTRLLSIIDADGDLEGVSRKSLAGVVCNRIRQAIVTYRAERQPEAVWNNVFLALGYTGILAAILALLAWLWRRIMRRLVVRIEDRARSMGVDTLQAGSAQKVGSIIRRGLRSVLTLGIILAAYFYVYVVLGLFPWTRPIHASLANWIIRPLQTILSSIVSQLPNLIFLLILFFIVRWVLGLIRMFFDSVAKGTITFSYFDPEWAHPTYKIVRLLVVAFGLVVAYPYIPGSDSAAFKGVSLFLGVVFSLGSSSVISNLLAGYTLTYRKAFKLGDRVKIGNVTGDVTTMRLQVTHLRTPKNEEVIIPNSSILNGDVTNYSSLAQSPGLILHTTVGIGYETPWRQVEAMLLQAADRTPGLLKTPPPFVLLNSLGDFCVVYEINAYSDQPQNMGPLYAQLHRSILDVFNEYGVQIMTPAYEGDPEKPKVVSRDEWYKSPAEPPRE; encoded by the coding sequence ATGACGAGAAGCCCGAAAACGCTTCGATTTTGCATTCTGGTGGTCCTATGCGTCACCACCGCGGCGGTCGCGGCCCAAACACCGGATGCTCAACCCAATGCGGCGCAACAGGAACTCCATGAGGCCATCGCCACGGCTCCGGTCGAGCTGGACGGCCGAACCCTGTTCTTACTCCGCGGGATTTCAGCCTTCCCCGCCGAGGAGCGGGCCAGCGTTGTCTCCGCCCGGATTGAAACCGCCGCCCGCGACAAGAAATTCAACCCGCAAAACCTGGCTGTAGTCGAAGAGGACTCGATGTCCGTGATCACGGCCGGAAAAACCCGGTTGCTCAGCATCATCGATGCCGACGGCGATCTGGAAGGCGTTTCCCGCAAGTCGCTGGCGGGGGTCGTCTGCAACCGGATCCGCCAGGCGATCGTTACATATCGGGCGGAACGGCAACCCGAAGCCGTTTGGAACAACGTCTTCCTGGCTCTTGGCTACACCGGGATCCTGGCGGCCATCCTGGCTCTGTTGGCCTGGCTGTGGCGCCGGATCATGCGCCGCCTGGTCGTCAGGATCGAAGACCGGGCCCGTTCCATGGGCGTAGACACGTTGCAAGCGGGGAGCGCCCAGAAGGTGGGCAGCATCATCCGCCGCGGGCTGCGCAGCGTTTTGACCCTGGGCATCATCCTGGCCGCCTATTTCTACGTCTACGTGGTGCTCGGACTATTCCCCTGGACCCGGCCCATCCATGCGAGCCTGGCGAATTGGATCATCCGACCACTTCAAACCATCTTGAGCTCGATAGTCAGTCAGCTTCCGAACCTGATCTTTCTCCTGATCCTGTTCTTCATCGTGCGCTGGGTGCTCGGGTTGATACGCATGTTCTTTGACTCCGTGGCCAAGGGTACGATCACTTTCTCGTACTTCGATCCGGAATGGGCGCACCCCACCTACAAGATCGTCCGGCTGTTGGTGGTCGCCTTCGGCCTCGTGGTCGCGTATCCATACATCCCCGGCTCGGACTCGGCGGCCTTCAAGGGTGTTTCCCTTTTCTTGGGTGTCGTTTTCTCCCTGGGGTCCTCGTCGGTGATCTCCAACCTATTGGCCGGTTACACCCTGACCTACCGCAAGGCGTTCAAGCTCGGCGACCGGGTCAAGATCGGGAACGTGACCGGCGACGTGACCACCATGCGGTTGCAGGTGACCCATCTCCGCACCCCCAAGAACGAGGAGGTTATCATCCCCAACTCCTCTATCCTGAACGGAGACGTGACGAACTACAGTTCACTGGCCCAGTCGCCCGGCTTGATCCTGCATACGACGGTGGGGATCGGCTACGAAACCCCGTGGCGGCAGGTGGAAGCCATGCTCCTCCAGGCCGCGGACCGGACGCCCGGCCTGCTCAAAACACCCCCGCCGTTCGTCTTGCTGAACTCGCTGGGCGATTTCTGCGTCGTCTACGAGATCAACGCTTACAGTGACCAGCCTCAGAACATGGGCCCGCTCTACGCCCAGCTGCACCGTTCCATCCTGGATGTGTTCAACGAGTACGGCGTGCAGATCATGACGCCGGCCTACGAGGGAGATCCCGAGAAACCGAAGGTGGTCTCCCGCGACGAATGGTACAAGAGTCCGGCCGAACCGCCGCGCGAGTGA
- a CDS encoding low specificity L-threonine aldolase: protein MRIDLRSDTLTQPTPEMRRAMMDAVVGDDVYGEDPTINALETRAAELTGKEAALFMPTGSMGNAAALLSHCAPGSEVICESASHVYNYELASMAVFGGLLPRVLPGVDGRMAPADIRAAIQPQVYYRANAGLVCLENTHNLAGGTVLEPAYMADVRAIADAHTLPIHLDGARIFNAAVALGVPVAELARDADSVMFCLSKGLCAPVGSLLAGTREFIARARVHRKRLGGGMRQAGVLAAAGLVALDTIPPLLADDHEKIRRFVRFFQQYPFIRLNAAATQTNILIFGVDHPRRSAADLLRLLAEQDVIASGFGDRIRLVAYRDITFPMVDRCLEILAELFRQQF, encoded by the coding sequence ATGCGAATTGATCTGCGCAGCGACACCCTCACCCAGCCGACACCCGAGATGCGCCGCGCCATGATGGACGCCGTGGTGGGCGACGATGTCTACGGCGAGGATCCCACGATCAACGCGCTCGAGACCCGCGCCGCCGAGCTCACCGGCAAGGAAGCGGCGCTGTTCATGCCCACAGGTTCCATGGGCAACGCGGCGGCGCTGCTCAGCCACTGCGCGCCGGGCAGCGAGGTCATCTGCGAATCGGCCTCCCACGTCTACAATTACGAGCTGGCGTCCATGGCCGTCTTCGGCGGCCTGCTCCCGCGAGTGCTGCCGGGTGTGGACGGACGGATGGCGCCGGCTGACATCCGCGCCGCCATCCAGCCACAGGTGTACTACCGGGCGAACGCCGGCCTCGTCTGCTTGGAGAACACCCACAACCTGGCTGGCGGCACCGTGCTGGAACCCGCGTACATGGCCGACGTGCGGGCCATCGCCGATGCCCACACCCTGCCCATTCATCTGGACGGCGCCCGAATCTTCAATGCCGCCGTGGCCCTCGGCGTGCCGGTGGCGGAGCTGGCGCGTGACGCCGACTCGGTGATGTTCTGCCTGTCCAAGGGGCTGTGTGCTCCCGTCGGCTCCCTGCTCGCCGGCACCCGCGAGTTCATCGCCCGGGCCCGGGTGCACCGCAAACGCCTGGGCGGCGGCATGCGTCAGGCGGGCGTGCTCGCGGCCGCGGGGCTGGTGGCGTTGGACACGATCCCCCCGCTCCTGGCTGACGATCACGAAAAGATCCGGCGCTTCGTGCGATTTTTCCAGCAATACCCGTTCATCCGTCTGAACGCGGCGGCCACCCAGACCAACATCCTGATCTTCGGGGTGGATCACCCGCGACGGTCCGCCGCGGACCTGCTCCGCCTCCTCGCCGAGCAGGACGTGATTGCCTCGGGCTTCGGCGACCGGATCCGCCTGGTGGCCTACCGCGACATCACCTTCCCCATGGTGGACCGCTGCCTGGAAATCTTGGCGGAGCTGTTCCGCCAGCAGTTCTGA
- a CDS encoding Nif3-like dinuclear metal center hexameric protein → MKLTELVDELDRLLNIHAIEDESANGLQVEGRAEVRRAGFAVDYSPELAVQAAADGMDFLFVHHGMIWGGLRHVRGVTLAYLKPLIEHGISLYAAHLPLDVHPELGHNIQMARLLELQDPAPIIDYKGAPIGILANTDGPVPREDVLAKVRATISCDVHFLPFGPERVSHVAIVSGGGARLALEAREAGADFYLTGETSHSAYHQIKAVGLNVCFAGHYLTEKWGVLAVMRHLQERGLVEARFYDIPTPF, encoded by the coding sequence ATGAAACTGACTGAACTGGTGGACGAGCTCGACCGGTTGCTGAACATCCATGCCATCGAGGATGAATCGGCCAACGGCCTCCAGGTGGAGGGCCGCGCCGAGGTCCGCCGCGCCGGCTTCGCCGTGGACTACTCGCCCGAGCTCGCCGTCCAGGCGGCCGCCGATGGCATGGACTTTTTGTTCGTCCATCACGGGATGATCTGGGGCGGCCTGCGCCACGTGCGTGGAGTGACGCTGGCCTACCTGAAGCCGCTCATCGAACACGGGATTTCCCTCTACGCCGCTCACCTCCCCCTGGACGTGCACCCGGAGCTGGGGCACAACATTCAGATGGCCCGCCTGCTGGAATTGCAGGATCCCGCGCCCATCATCGACTACAAGGGCGCGCCCATCGGCATTCTGGCGAACACCGACGGGCCGGTCCCGCGCGAGGACGTGTTAGCCAAGGTCCGCGCGACCATCTCGTGCGACGTCCATTTTCTCCCCTTCGGCCCCGAGCGGGTGAGCCACGTGGCCATCGTCTCCGGCGGCGGCGCCAGGCTGGCTCTGGAGGCCCGCGAGGCGGGCGCCGACTTCTACCTGACGGGCGAGACGTCCCACAGCGCGTACCACCAGATCAAGGCAGTGGGCCTTAACGTCTGCTTCGCCGGCCATTACCTGACGGAAAAATGGGGCGTGCTTGCGGTGATGCGCCATCTGCAGGAGCGAGGTCTCGTGGAAGCCAGATTCTACGACATCCCCACGCCGTTCTGA
- the hemW gene encoding radical SAM family heme chaperone HemW → MDLASQHPWADAAGLYIHLPFCREKCLYCDFVTFPLGPQAEPYLAAVEREAAAAAARAEPAFARFDSVYLGGGTPSLLPPAAVARLLDRLRAVFTISPDAEITLESNPEDVNPQAAAAWVAAGVNRVTVGVQTVHADTLIAVRRHGGSAAVTAAVAALREAGVGNIAMDLILGLPDEGPTRWVESLEFCLGLRPDHVSMYLLDVDDHPAVARRIRDGRWRMPPDEAVADFYLNASARLAAAGLPQYEISNFAAPARRSRHNLKYWRLAPYLGLGVAAHSFDGRRRWWNERRLRAYVDCTAASRRAEAGEDAWDWTRRAREFVMLGLRLVDGVSRAEFQRRLGRPFPPEWAAALKKNIVPSLVLDDNGTFRLTPQGMLVSNEILQELFDAN, encoded by the coding sequence ATGGATTTAGCATCGCAACATCCATGGGCTGATGCTGCCGGGCTGTACATCCACCTGCCGTTCTGCCGGGAGAAGTGCCTGTACTGCGACTTCGTCACCTTTCCCCTGGGGCCGCAGGCGGAACCTTACCTCGCAGCGGTGGAGCGGGAGGCGGCCGCCGCAGCCGCGCGGGCAGAGCCGGCGTTCGCCCGGTTCGACTCCGTCTACCTCGGCGGCGGCACCCCGTCGTTGCTGCCGCCGGCGGCGGTGGCTCGCCTGCTGGATCGCCTGCGCGCCGTTTTCACCATCTCACCGGACGCTGAAATCACCCTGGAATCCAATCCCGAAGACGTTAATCCGCAAGCGGCCGCCGCGTGGGTTGCCGCCGGGGTGAACCGGGTCACGGTGGGAGTGCAGACCGTTCACGCCGACACCCTGATCGCGGTCCGCCGCCACGGCGGTTCCGCGGCTGTCACCGCGGCGGTGGCGGCGCTCCGCGAGGCGGGCGTGGGGAACATCGCCATGGACCTGATCCTGGGACTGCCCGATGAGGGGCCGACCCGCTGGGTGGAGAGCCTGGAGTTCTGCTTGGGACTCCGGCCGGACCACGTCTCGATGTACCTGCTGGACGTCGACGACCACCCGGCGGTGGCACGCCGGATCCGCGACGGCCGCTGGCGGATGCCGCCCGATGAGGCGGTGGCCGATTTTTACCTTAACGCCTCGGCGCGCCTGGCCGCCGCCGGACTGCCCCAGTACGAGATCTCCAACTTCGCCGCGCCGGCGCGCCGCAGCCGGCACAATCTCAAGTACTGGCGCCTGGCGCCGTACCTGGGGCTGGGCGTGGCCGCCCACAGCTTCGACGGCCGGCGGCGCTGGTGGAACGAGCGCCGGCTGCGGGCTTACGTCGATTGTACGGCCGCAAGCAGGCGTGCCGAAGCGGGCGAAGACGCGTGGGACTGGACCCGACGGGCCCGCGAGTTCGTCATGCTGGGGCTGCGCCTGGTGGACGGTGTTTCCCGCGCCGAGTTCCAGCGCCGCCTGGGACGGCCGTTTCCGCCGGAGTGGGCGGCAGCGTTGAAAAAAAATATTGTCCCCTCCCTGGTGTTGGACGATAATGGCACGTTCCGCCTCACCCCCCAGGGGATGCTGGTCAGCAACGAAATCCTCCAGGAACTCTTCGATGCGAATTGA
- the aroA gene encoding 3-phosphoshikimate 1-carboxyvinyltransferase, protein MNVRMHASTVAGTVAAPASKSVMIRAVAAALLATGRTVIRNPSRCDDARAALTVARALGARVAVRRDRVTVTGGLAPVGTPLDCGESGLAARLFPAIAALGVSEVTITGRGSLLRRPLGLIEPPLRQLGAECASTNGHLPLRVRGPLQGGQTEVNGALTSQFLTGLLMALPLAPQDSVLSVCGLASRPYIDLTLAVMRSFGVTAEHEEDGGFRIRGNQRYRAADCIVEGDWSGAAFLLVAGAVAGDIVVTGLDPASTQADRRVMNALVAAGAAPEWNAVPGGPSAMDGVRISRADLCAFEIDLTDAPDLFPPLVALAVHARGRSVLGGAERLAHKESDRATALIRMFTRLGGDVRREGNVLVVAGGHRLAGGTVDAGGDHRMAMAAAVAALGAAAPVTIVGAECIRKSYPDFFADLATLGACCVRLAARSS, encoded by the coding sequence ATGAACGTTCGGATGCATGCTTCGACGGTCGCGGGGACGGTCGCAGCGCCAGCCTCCAAGAGTGTGATGATTCGAGCCGTGGCGGCGGCCCTGCTGGCAACGGGGCGGACGGTGATCCGGAATCCGTCCCGTTGTGACGATGCCCGGGCGGCCCTGACGGTGGCCCGGGCGCTGGGCGCCCGGGTGGCGGTGCGGCGGGACCGCGTCACCGTGACCGGCGGCTTGGCGCCCGTGGGAACTCCGCTGGATTGCGGGGAATCGGGGCTGGCGGCGCGGCTGTTCCCGGCCATCGCGGCGCTGGGCGTCAGTGAAGTGACCATCACCGGACGGGGATCGCTGCTCCGCCGGCCGTTGGGGCTTATCGAGCCTCCGCTCCGGCAACTGGGCGCGGAGTGTGCGAGCACGAACGGCCATCTGCCCCTGCGGGTGCGGGGGCCGCTGCAAGGCGGACAGACCGAGGTGAACGGCGCGCTCACGTCCCAGTTCCTGACGGGCCTGCTCATGGCCCTTCCCTTAGCGCCGCAAGACTCGGTCCTTTCGGTGTGCGGATTGGCCAGCCGTCCGTACATCGACCTGACCCTGGCGGTGATGCGCTCGTTCGGGGTGACTGCCGAACACGAGGAGGATGGGGGGTTCCGCATCCGCGGCAATCAGCGGTACCGGGCAGCGGACTGCATCGTGGAAGGAGACTGGAGCGGGGCGGCCTTTCTCTTGGTAGCCGGGGCCGTAGCTGGTGACATCGTCGTGACGGGATTGGATCCGGCCTCCACTCAGGCTGACCGCCGCGTCATGAACGCGCTGGTGGCGGCCGGTGCGGCACCTGAATGGAACGCCGTTCCCGGAGGGCCGTCGGCAATGGACGGTGTGCGAATCTCCCGCGCGGACTTGTGTGCCTTCGAGATCGACCTGACCGATGCGCCCGATCTGTTTCCACCCCTGGTGGCCCTGGCGGTCCACGCCCGCGGGCGAAGCGTACTGGGCGGCGCGGAACGTCTGGCGCACAAGGAAAGCGATCGAGCGACTGCGCTGATCCGGATGTTCACAAGGCTCGGTGGGGACGTCCGTCGGGAGGGGAACGTCCTGGTGGTGGCCGGCGGCCACCGGCTGGCAGGCGGCACGGTGGACGCCGGGGGCGACCATCGCATGGCCATGGCCGCGGCGGTGGCGGCGCTCGGCGCCGCGGCTCCCGTGACCATTGTCGGCGCGGAGTGCATCCGCAAGTCGTACCCCGACTTCTTCGCTGACCTGGCCACGCTCGGCGCCTGCTGTGTCCGACTGGCAGCGCGATCATCGTAA
- the purF gene encoding amidophosphoribosyltransferase yields the protein MCGIVGIYTHQRRDIPEQASLALFAEQHRGQESCGLAWAEDGRIRLLKAMGLVKEVFTSDVLAGLHSHCAVGHVRYPTQGGATLENAQPHLVETLNGPRYALTSNGDLINYASLREELNRNHVYLASRNDGEAMIRLLVHLLEREGMNPVAAIQTLFTQLEGAFSTVFMTPDEMYAFRDPYGFRPMLLGELEDGWAVTSESCAQDILRTTNIREVEPGEILVFRPTGMTSIRTDARFFRSDHRPGTAHCVFELIYFARPDSFQYGKQVYRIRQRIGQTLAGYDDFTPDCVVPVPDSSNFIAQGYSEASGAPYSMGLIRNHYVGRTFIKPVQQFRDESVKQKFNPLAGFFTGKRVVLVDDSIVRGTTLRKLVRMIRSAGAREVHVRIGSPPVKFPCYYGIDTPTYEELIINQINQEQLRIHMEADSLKYLELKDLLAIVENGSQFCAACFDGRYPVGTPIPGKKSQC from the coding sequence ATGTGCGGAATCGTCGGTATCTACACGCACCAGCGGCGTGACATCCCGGAACAGGCGTCGCTCGCCCTGTTTGCCGAGCAGCACCGCGGCCAGGAAAGCTGCGGCCTGGCCTGGGCGGAAGACGGCCGGATCCGGCTGCTCAAGGCCATGGGCCTGGTGAAGGAGGTCTTCACCTCCGACGTGCTGGCCGGGCTGCACAGCCACTGCGCCGTCGGCCACGTCCGCTACCCCACCCAGGGTGGCGCGACACTGGAAAACGCCCAGCCGCACCTGGTGGAAACCCTCAACGGCCCCCGCTACGCCCTGACGTCCAACGGCGACCTGATCAATTACGCCTCGCTCCGCGAAGAGCTGAACCGGAATCATGTGTACCTGGCGTCCCGCAACGACGGTGAGGCCATGATCCGGCTGCTGGTCCACCTGTTGGAGCGCGAGGGGATGAACCCTGTCGCGGCCATCCAGACCCTGTTCACCCAGCTCGAGGGCGCGTTCTCCACCGTGTTCATGACGCCCGATGAGATGTACGCCTTCCGCGATCCGTACGGCTTCCGGCCCATGCTGCTGGGAGAGCTCGAAGACGGTTGGGCCGTCACTTCGGAAAGCTGCGCCCAGGACATCCTGCGCACCACCAACATCCGCGAGGTGGAGCCCGGCGAGATTCTTGTCTTCCGGCCCACCGGCATGACCTCGATCCGCACCGACGCCCGGTTCTTCCGCAGCGACCACCGGCCCGGTACGGCGCACTGCGTGTTCGAGCTCATCTACTTCGCCCGACCCGACTCCTTCCAGTACGGCAAGCAGGTCTACCGCATCCGGCAGCGCATCGGCCAGACGCTGGCCGGCTATGACGACTTCACGCCCGATTGCGTCGTGCCGGTTCCCGATTCATCCAACTTCATCGCCCAGGGCTACTCCGAGGCCAGCGGCGCTCCCTACTCCATGGGACTCATCCGCAACCACTACGTGGGCCGCACCTTCATCAAGCCGGTGCAGCAGTTCCGCGACGAGTCGGTGAAGCAGAAGTTCAATCCGCTGGCCGGCTTCTTCACCGGCAAGCGAGTGGTGCTGGTGGACGACTCCATCGTCCGCGGCACCACGCTGCGCAAGCTCGTGCGCATGATCCGTTCGGCCGGCGCCCGCGAGGTGCACGTCCGGATTGGCTCCCCGCCCGTAAAGTTTCCCTGCTATTACGGCATCGACACGCCCACCTATGAGGAGCTCATCATCAACCAGATCAACCAGGAGCAGCTTCGCATCCACATGGAAGCGGACTCGCTCAAATACCTCGAGCTGAAAGATCTCCTCGCCATCGTGGAAAACGGTTCCCAGTTCTGCGCCGCCTGCTTCGACGGCCGCTACCCAGTGGGCACCCCCATCCCCGGCAAGAAGTCGCAGTGCTGA
- a CDS encoding isoprenylcysteine carboxylmethyltransferase family protein has translation MLRIILWSVVALFPVSEIALSIIKRADAACARREDRGSLRLLWLMITLGVILAVAFKWMPAARFRLPGEWDQFVALGLLVSGLVIRWSAIMALGRQFTVDVAIHTNHELVQRGLYRWVRHPSYTGLLIAFLGLGIAFANWLSLAVLMAPITWAVIRRIECEERALHKALGPAYAAYCARTKRLVPGLF, from the coding sequence ATGCTCAGGATCATACTGTGGTCGGTGGTGGCGTTGTTCCCCGTGTCGGAGATCGCATTGTCGATCATCAAGCGGGCTGATGCAGCGTGCGCTCGACGGGAGGACCGCGGTTCGCTGCGGCTGCTGTGGTTGATGATAACCCTCGGCGTAATCCTGGCGGTGGCGTTCAAATGGATGCCTGCCGCCCGGTTTCGCCTGCCGGGTGAATGGGACCAGTTCGTGGCCCTGGGTCTCCTGGTGTCGGGGCTGGTGATCCGCTGGTCGGCGATCATGGCGCTCGGCCGGCAGTTCACAGTCGATGTAGCCATTCATACCAATCATGAGCTGGTGCAGCGGGGCTTGTACCGCTGGGTCCGCCATCCGTCATATACCGGGCTGCTCATCGCTTTTTTGGGTTTGGGGATCGCATTCGCCAACTGGCTCAGCTTGGCGGTCCTCATGGCCCCCATCACGTGGGCGGTCATCCGCCGGATCGAGTGCGAGGAGCGGGCACTCCACAAGGCCCTGGGCCCGGCCTACGCCGCCTACTGCGCCCGCACGAAGCGGCTGGTCCCGGGCCTGTTCTGA